A window of Vigna unguiculata cultivar IT97K-499-35 chromosome 4, ASM411807v1, whole genome shotgun sequence contains these coding sequences:
- the LOC114181282 gene encoding uncharacterized protein LOC114181282 isoform X2 produces the protein MYGAIHAKTVAPHLSVVVIEKGKPLSKVKVSGGGRCNVTNGHCVDNMILAENYPRGHKELRGSFFNIHGPVDTMSWFASHGVELKVEDDGRVFPVSNSSSSIIDCLMSEVKQRGVSLQTRKVVAAISILSSGKFLLEIQQHTSVHVERVEADYLLLASGSSRQGYTLASQLGHSIVDPVPSLFTFKIEDLRLRELSGVTFPKVKVRLKLDSVQRNIPKLTQVGPMLVTHWGLSGPVILRLSAWGARFLFSSSYKGKLFVDFVPDLHVESLKSILSHHKLQYAKQKVLNSCPPEFGITKRFWSYVLERQGFSGDVLWASISNSSLMSIGSLLKDCMFEVTGKGQFKDEFVTAGGVPLSEISLNTMESKVCQRLFFAGEILNVDGVTGGFNFQNAWSGGFIAGSTIGGLALESCNGLK, from the exons ATGTATGGAGCAATTCATGCTAAGACTGTGGCACCCCATCTTAGTGTCGTAGTTATTGAGAAGGGAAAGCCTCTCTCCAAG GTGAAAGTTTCTGGAGGAGGACGATGCAATGTGACTAATGGGCATTGTGTTGACAATATG ATTTTGGCAGAAAACTATCCGAGAGGTCACAAGGAACTGAGAGggtctttttttaatatacacgGTCCAGTGGATACAATGTCCTGGTTTGCCTCTCATGGAGTGGAGCTGAAG GTTGAGGATGATGGCAGGGTATTTCCTGTCAGCAACAGCTCTTCTTCTATAATTGATTGTCTCATGTCTGAAGTGAAGCAAAGGGGAG TTTCTCTGCAGACCAGAAAAGTTGTAGCAGCAATATCTATTTTATCTAGTGGCAAATTCCTTCTTGAGATTCAGCAGCACACATCTGTTCATGTTGAACGTGTTGAAGCTGATTATCTATTGCTTGCTAGTGGTAGTAGCCGTCAG GGTTATACTCTTGCATCTCAGCTTGGTCATTCAATTGTAGATCCAGTGCCAAGCTTGTTTACTTTCAAAATAGAAGATTTGCGTTTGCGGGAGTTGTCTGGG GTTACATTCCCTAAAGTTAAAGTGAGGCTAAAATTGGATAGTGTTCAAAGGAATATACCTAAGCTTACACAG GTTGGTCCCATGTTAGTTACACATTGGGGGCTCAGTGGACCTGTTATTCTTCGGTTATCTGCTTGGGGTGCTCGTTTTCTGTTCAGTTCAAGTTACAAGG GCAAACTTTTTGTGGATTTTGTCCCTGATCTGCATGTGGAAAGTTTGAAGTCTATTCTTTCTCATCACAAGCTTCAATATGCG AAACAAAAGGTACTTAATTCCTGTCCTCCTGAATTTGGCATAACAAAAAGATTCTGGAGCTATGTGCTGGAACGACAG GGTTTTAGTGGAGATGTCTTGTGGGCTTCTATTTCAAATAGTTCATTGATGTCCATAGGTTCTTTGTTAAAGGACTGCATGTTTGAAGTGACAGGCAAG GGTCAATTTAAGGATGAATTTGTTACTGCTGGTGGTGTTCCCTTATCAGAG atttcgCTTAATACAATGGAAAGCAAAGTTTGCCAACGTCTATTCTTTGCTGGAGAg ATTCTGAATGTTGATGGGGTAACTGGTGGTTTCAATTTCCAG AATGCTTGGTCAGGAGGATTTATTGCAGGAAGCACTATTGGTGGATTAGCACTTGAATCTTGTAATGGTTTAAAGTAA
- the LOC114181282 gene encoding uncharacterized protein LOC114181282 isoform X1, producing MSKTLHIMAMRQCFAGSGQANRSVFSLGFSSILPTFHYKSTKLMKRSCTTHAICHATKSNEELLVVVGGGAAGMYGAIHAKTVAPHLSVVVIEKGKPLSKVKVSGGGRCNVTNGHCVDNMILAENYPRGHKELRGSFFNIHGPVDTMSWFASHGVELKVEDDGRVFPVSNSSSSIIDCLMSEVKQRGVSLQTRKVVAAISILSSGKFLLEIQQHTSVHVERVEADYLLLASGSSRQGYTLASQLGHSIVDPVPSLFTFKIEDLRLRELSGVTFPKVKVRLKLDSVQRNIPKLTQVGPMLVTHWGLSGPVILRLSAWGARFLFSSSYKGKLFVDFVPDLHVESLKSILSHHKLQYAKQKVLNSCPPEFGITKRFWSYVLERQGFSGDVLWASISNSSLMSIGSLLKDCMFEVTGKGQFKDEFVTAGGVPLSEISLNTMESKVCQRLFFAGEILNVDGVTGGFNFQNAWSGGFIAGSTIGGLALESCNGLK from the exons ATGAGTAAGACTCTGCATATTATGGCAATGAGACAGTGCTTCGCAGGTTCTGGACAAGCTAACCGCTCTGTCTTCTCTCTCGGTTTTTCCTCAATTCTTCCTACCTTTCACTACAAAAGTACCAAACTAATGAAAAGGAGTTGCACTACCCATGCCATTTGCCATGCTACAAAG TCAAATGAGGAGCTGTTGGTAGTTGTTGGGGGTGGGGCAGCTGGAATGTATGGAGCAATTCATGCTAAGACTGTGGCACCCCATCTTAGTGTCGTAGTTATTGAGAAGGGAAAGCCTCTCTCCAAG GTGAAAGTTTCTGGAGGAGGACGATGCAATGTGACTAATGGGCATTGTGTTGACAATATG ATTTTGGCAGAAAACTATCCGAGAGGTCACAAGGAACTGAGAGggtctttttttaatatacacgGTCCAGTGGATACAATGTCCTGGTTTGCCTCTCATGGAGTGGAGCTGAAG GTTGAGGATGATGGCAGGGTATTTCCTGTCAGCAACAGCTCTTCTTCTATAATTGATTGTCTCATGTCTGAAGTGAAGCAAAGGGGAG TTTCTCTGCAGACCAGAAAAGTTGTAGCAGCAATATCTATTTTATCTAGTGGCAAATTCCTTCTTGAGATTCAGCAGCACACATCTGTTCATGTTGAACGTGTTGAAGCTGATTATCTATTGCTTGCTAGTGGTAGTAGCCGTCAG GGTTATACTCTTGCATCTCAGCTTGGTCATTCAATTGTAGATCCAGTGCCAAGCTTGTTTACTTTCAAAATAGAAGATTTGCGTTTGCGGGAGTTGTCTGGG GTTACATTCCCTAAAGTTAAAGTGAGGCTAAAATTGGATAGTGTTCAAAGGAATATACCTAAGCTTACACAG GTTGGTCCCATGTTAGTTACACATTGGGGGCTCAGTGGACCTGTTATTCTTCGGTTATCTGCTTGGGGTGCTCGTTTTCTGTTCAGTTCAAGTTACAAGG GCAAACTTTTTGTGGATTTTGTCCCTGATCTGCATGTGGAAAGTTTGAAGTCTATTCTTTCTCATCACAAGCTTCAATATGCG AAACAAAAGGTACTTAATTCCTGTCCTCCTGAATTTGGCATAACAAAAAGATTCTGGAGCTATGTGCTGGAACGACAG GGTTTTAGTGGAGATGTCTTGTGGGCTTCTATTTCAAATAGTTCATTGATGTCCATAGGTTCTTTGTTAAAGGACTGCATGTTTGAAGTGACAGGCAAG GGTCAATTTAAGGATGAATTTGTTACTGCTGGTGGTGTTCCCTTATCAGAG atttcgCTTAATACAATGGAAAGCAAAGTTTGCCAACGTCTATTCTTTGCTGGAGAg ATTCTGAATGTTGATGGGGTAACTGGTGGTTTCAATTTCCAG AATGCTTGGTCAGGAGGATTTATTGCAGGAAGCACTATTGGTGGATTAGCACTTGAATCTTGTAATGGTTTAAAGTAA